The Xenorhabdus doucetiae genome has a window encoding:
- the dnaX gene encoding DNA polymerase III subunit gamma/tau, whose product MSYQVLARKWRPQIFSDVIGQQHVLTALANGLEHQRLHHAYLFSGTRGVGKTTIARLLAKGLNCETGITKTPCGQCANCLEIEQGRFVDLIEIDAASRTKVEDTRELLDNVQYAPARGRFKVYLIDEVHMLSRHSFNALLKTLEEPPEHVKFLLATTDPQKLPVTILSRCLQFHLKTLGVDQISSQLEHVLNAEKIESDVRARQLLARAADGSMRDALSLTDQAIALGGGTLTSDIVSQMLGTLDDDQPLAIIEALVRADGQQMMALVEQAATRGADWENLLVETLSLLHRIAMLQLLPQQPESEPSSTEGRLRLLARSISPTDLQFYYQALLVGRKELPYAPERRMGVEMALLRALAFHPKTVIEETSPPAVVENLAAPVGGATGAPPPAPLGSESIANSPTAKLLQARNTLTRQGNTPAKKPEPAESAKAKPASSALERLVAVAEQRPQSYLPETQEPKPVKKEAYRWRATNAREEKPRPTTTPKAIKAALEHEKTAELVEKLALESKQRDSWAAEIDKLRIPKLVQQVALNAFKEQIDENRLCLHLRSKQRHLNSASAQKALAEALSELHGKSIELSIVEDDNPAVKTPLEWRQAIYEEKLAQARQSIISDKTIQTLQQLFDAELDEESIRPV is encoded by the coding sequence ATGAGCTATCAGGTACTTGCCCGTAAGTGGCGCCCACAAATATTTTCTGATGTGATTGGTCAGCAACATGTGCTGACTGCATTGGCGAATGGTCTCGAACACCAACGCCTTCATCACGCTTATCTTTTTTCCGGCACTCGTGGCGTGGGAAAAACGACTATCGCACGTCTGTTGGCAAAAGGGCTGAATTGCGAAACGGGTATCACAAAGACGCCGTGTGGTCAGTGTGCCAACTGTCTTGAAATTGAACAGGGGCGGTTTGTTGATCTGATTGAAATCGATGCCGCTTCCCGAACAAAAGTAGAAGATACCCGCGAGTTGCTGGATAACGTCCAGTATGCCCCTGCCCGTGGTCGTTTCAAAGTCTACCTTATTGATGAAGTTCACATGCTTTCCCGCCATAGTTTCAATGCCTTGTTAAAGACATTAGAAGAGCCGCCAGAACATGTGAAATTCCTGTTGGCAACAACCGATCCACAGAAACTGCCCGTGACGATCCTGTCACGCTGTTTGCAATTTCATTTGAAAACACTCGGTGTGGATCAAATCAGTAGTCAACTGGAACATGTGCTCAATGCTGAGAAAATAGAGAGCGATGTGCGTGCCCGTCAGCTTCTTGCCCGTGCCGCGGATGGCAGTATGCGTGATGCTTTGAGCTTAACGGATCAAGCCATTGCCCTTGGTGGGGGAACGCTGACATCGGATATCGTCAGCCAGATGCTGGGTACGCTGGATGATGACCAACCCTTGGCGATCATTGAAGCGTTGGTGCGTGCCGATGGTCAACAAATGATGGCTCTGGTGGAGCAGGCGGCAACTCGCGGTGCGGATTGGGAAAACCTGCTGGTTGAGACATTGTCGCTGTTGCATCGCATTGCCATGCTCCAACTGTTACCCCAACAACCTGAAAGTGAGCCTTCTTCAACAGAAGGGCGGTTGCGTTTGCTGGCAAGATCCATTTCCCCGACGGATTTGCAGTTTTATTATCAAGCATTGCTGGTAGGGCGCAAAGAACTTCCTTATGCGCCGGAACGACGGATGGGCGTTGAGATGGCATTACTGCGCGCCTTGGCTTTTCATCCCAAAACGGTCATTGAGGAAACTTCACCACCTGCGGTGGTGGAAAACCTTGCCGCGCCAGTTGGGGGAGCAACTGGTGCGCCGCCTCCAGCTCCGTTGGGCAGTGAATCCATCGCAAACAGCCCAACAGCGAAACTATTGCAAGCGAGAAATACACTGACTCGTCAAGGGAATACGCCAGCAAAAAAGCCTGAACCGGCAGAGTCTGCGAAGGCGAAGCCGGCAAGTTCGGCGCTGGAACGACTGGTGGCGGTGGCAGAACAGCGGCCTCAATCTTACCTTCCTGAAACACAGGAGCCTAAACCGGTAAAGAAAGAGGCGTATCGTTGGCGGGCAACGAATGCCAGAGAGGAAAAGCCGCGTCCGACGACGACACCAAAAGCAATTAAAGCGGCGCTGGAGCATGAGAAGACCGCCGAATTGGTCGAAAAGCTGGCTCTGGAATCGAAACAAAGGGATTCATGGGCGGCAGAAATTGATAAACTGCGTATTCCTAAATTGGTTCAGCAAGTCGCATTGAATGCGTTTAAAGAACAGATTGATGAAAATCGTCTTTGTCTGCATTTACGTTCAAAGCAACGCCATCTCAATTCAGCATCGGCTCAGAAAGCGCTGGCGGAAGCATTAAGTGAATTGCATGGAAAATCGATTGAACTCAGTATCGTTGAAGATGATAATCCTGCGGTAAAAACGCCTCTGGAGTGGCGCCAAGCCATTTATGAAGAAAAATTGGCACAAGCGCGTCAATCCATTATTTCGGATAAAACGATTCAAACACTTCAGCAACTATTTGATGCCGAATTGGATGAAGAAAGTATCCGGCCTGTTTAA
- a CDS encoding YbaB/EbfC family nucleoid-associated protein has protein sequence MFGKGGLGNLMKQAQQMQDKMQKMQEEIANLEVTGESGAGLVKITINGAHNCRRVEIDPSLMDDDKDMLEDLIAAAFNDAARRIEETQKEKMASVSSGMQLPPGFKMPF, from the coding sequence ATGTTTGGTAAAGGTGGTTTGGGCAATTTGATGAAACAGGCCCAGCAGATGCAAGACAAGATGCAGAAAATGCAGGAAGAAATTGCAAATCTGGAAGTAACAGGCGAATCCGGTGCAGGGCTGGTAAAAATCACCATTAACGGTGCACATAACTGCCGTCGTGTTGAAATCGATCCCAGCTTGATGGACGACGACAAAGATATGCTGGAAGATCTGATCGCCGCAGCATTCAATGATGCCGCTCGTCGCATTGAAGAAACCCAGAAAGAAAAAATGGCCAGTGTTTCCAGCGGAATGCAATTGCCGCCTGGGTTTAAGATGCCATTCTAA
- the recR gene encoding recombination mediator RecR, whose product MQTSPLLESLMEALRCLPGVGPKSAQRMAFHLLQRDRSGGMRLAQALTRAMSEIGHCQDCRTFTEQEQCTICANPRRQQNGQICVVESPADIHAIEQTGQFAGRYFVLMGHLSPLDGIGPMDIGLDRLEARLSSETLSEIILATNPTVEGEATANYIAEMCSQYRVTASRIAHGVPVGGELEMVDGTTLSHSLAGRQKITDL is encoded by the coding sequence ATGCAGACCAGTCCTCTTCTTGAATCTCTGATGGAAGCCCTGCGCTGTTTGCCCGGCGTAGGCCCAAAATCTGCGCAGCGGATGGCATTTCATCTATTGCAGCGAGATCGCAGTGGTGGAATGCGACTGGCACAGGCACTGACGCGAGCCATGTCGGAAATTGGTCACTGTCAGGATTGCCGGACATTCACGGAACAAGAACAGTGCACGATTTGCGCCAATCCCCGCCGTCAGCAGAATGGTCAGATCTGTGTCGTGGAAAGTCCCGCCGATATTCATGCCATCGAACAAACAGGTCAGTTTGCAGGACGGTATTTTGTCCTGATGGGGCATTTATCGCCGCTGGATGGTATTGGGCCGATGGATATTGGTTTGGATCGGCTGGAAGCGCGTTTATCTTCTGAAACCTTGTCAGAAATTATTCTGGCAACCAATCCCACTGTCGAAGGAGAGGCAACGGCAAACTATATTGCGGAAATGTGCTCTCAATATCGTGTGACCGCCAGCCGAATTGCTCATGGTGTTCCTGTGGGTGGAGAGCTTGAAATGGTGGATGGGACAACATTGTCTCACTCGTTGGCTGGCCGTCAAAAAATCACGGATTTGTGA
- the htpG gene encoding molecular chaperone HtpG, producing MKDQETRGFQSEVKQLLQLMIHSLYSNKEIFLRELISNASDAADKLRFRALSAPELYENDGELRVRLAVDKEQKTITISDNGIGMSRDEVIDNLGTIAKSGTKAFLESIGSDQAKDSQLIGQFGVGFYSAFIVADKVTVRTRAAGALAEQGVFWESTGEGDYTVAAIEKAGRGTEITLHLRDGESDFLNDWRLRSIIGKYSDHIALPVEIETQTKNEEDDSVTVTWEKINKAQALWTRGKSEISDEEYQEFYKHISHDFTDSLIWSHNRVEGKQEYTSLLYIPSQAPWDMWNREHKHGLKLYVQRVFIMDEAEQFMPNYLRFVRGLVDSNDLPLNVSREILQDSTITRNLRSALTKRVLQMLDKLAKDDAEKYQTFWQQFGLVMKEGPAEDGANKEAIAKLLRFATTHNDSAAQTVSLEEYVGRMAEGQEKIYYITADSYAAAKNSPHLELFRKKGIEVLLLSDRIDEWMMSYLTEFEGKSLQSVSKSDESLDKLADENQAEQEEADKKLEPFVERVKTLLGERVKEVKLTHRLTDTPAIVTTDANAMSTQMAKLFAAAGQSAPEVSYNFELNPEHLLVKKAADIDDDTQFADWIELLLDQALFAERGTLDDPNQFIRRMNQLLLAEKA from the coding sequence ATGAAAGATCAGGAAACCCGTGGATTTCAGTCTGAAGTCAAACAACTGTTGCAATTGATGATCCACTCTCTCTATTCCAACAAAGAAATTTTTCTCCGCGAACTGATTTCAAACGCCTCTGATGCGGCTGACAAACTGCGCTTCCGTGCATTGTCCGCGCCTGAGCTGTATGAAAATGATGGTGAATTACGTGTTCGTCTGGCGGTTGATAAAGAGCAGAAAACCATCACCATCAGTGATAATGGTATCGGCATGTCCCGTGATGAAGTGATCGATAATCTGGGAACGATTGCAAAATCCGGTACTAAAGCGTTTCTTGAATCCATTGGCTCTGATCAGGCAAAAGACAGCCAATTGATTGGTCAGTTCGGTGTTGGCTTCTACTCTGCCTTTATCGTTGCGGACAAAGTCACCGTGCGTACCCGTGCAGCAGGCGCACTGGCTGAACAAGGGGTGTTCTGGGAATCAACGGGAGAGGGTGATTACACCGTTGCGGCTATTGAAAAAGCCGGGCGTGGTACAGAAATCACCCTGCATTTGCGCGATGGCGAAAGCGACTTCCTTAATGACTGGCGTCTGCGTTCTATCATTGGCAAATATTCTGATCACATTGCCTTACCCGTTGAAATTGAAACCCAAACTAAAAACGAAGAAGACGACTCAGTTACCGTCACTTGGGAAAAAATCAACAAGGCCCAAGCTTTGTGGACGCGTGGTAAATCAGAAATCAGTGATGAGGAATACCAAGAGTTTTACAAACACATTTCCCATGATTTTACCGATTCTTTGATTTGGAGCCATAACCGCGTTGAAGGCAAACAAGAATACACCAGCTTGCTGTATATCCCTTCTCAGGCGCCGTGGGACATGTGGAACCGCGAACATAAACATGGTCTGAAACTTTATGTACAGCGTGTATTCATCATGGATGAAGCTGAACAGTTCATGCCAAATTACCTGCGCTTTGTGCGTGGTCTGGTCGATTCCAACGACCTGCCGTTGAATGTCTCCCGTGAAATTTTGCAAGACAGCACCATCACACGTAACCTGCGCAGCGCGCTGACTAAACGTGTATTGCAAATGTTAGATAAACTGGCAAAAGACGACGCAGAAAAATATCAGACCTTCTGGCAGCAATTCGGCCTGGTGATGAAAGAAGGACCTGCCGAAGATGGCGCCAACAAAGAAGCCATCGCCAAATTACTGCGCTTTGCGACCACTCACAATGACAGCGCCGCGCAAACCGTGTCTCTGGAAGAATACGTTGGCCGCATGGCCGAAGGTCAGGAGAAGATCTATTACATCACGGCAGACAGCTATGCTGCGGCGAAAAATAGTCCGCACTTAGAGCTGTTCCGCAAGAAAGGCATTGAGGTTCTGCTGCTGTCTGACCGCATTGATGAATGGATGATGAGTTACCTGACTGAGTTTGAGGGTAAGTCACTTCAATCGGTCAGCAAGTCTGATGAATCCCTCGATAAACTGGCGGATGAAAACCAGGCGGAACAGGAAGAAGCCGATAAAAAGTTGGAGCCATTCGTTGAGCGCGTGAAGACGCTGTTGGGTGAGCGCGTGAAAGAAGTGAAGCTGACACATCGTCTGACCGATACGCCTGCTATCGTCACAACGGATGCTAATGCCATGAGTACACAAATGGCGAAGCTGTTTGCGGCAGCGGGCCAGTCGGCGCCAGAAGTGAGTTATAACTTTGAGCTGAATCCGGAACACCTTCTGGTTAAGAAAGCGGCTGATATTGATGATGATACTCAATTCGCCGATTGGATAGAATTGTTGCTGGATCAAGCCCTGTTTGCCGAACGTGGCACATTGGATGATCCAAACCAATTTATTCGTCGAATGAATCAATTATTATTGGCTGAAAAAGCGTAA
- the adk gene encoding adenylate kinase yields MRIILLGAPGAGKGTQAQFIMEKYGVPQISTGDMLRAAVKAGTELGLKAKELMDNGKLVTDELVIALVKERIKQDDCHNGFLLDGFPRTIPQADAMKEAGIKVDYVLEFDVPDAIIVERIIGRRVHAPSGRVYHIKFNPPKVENQDDVTGEALTIRKDDQEDTVRKRLVEYHAQTAPLVSYYQQEAQAGNTQYFKLDGTRQVAEVSAELANILGE; encoded by the coding sequence ATGCGTATTATTCTGCTGGGCGCACCAGGCGCCGGTAAGGGGACTCAGGCACAATTTATCATGGAGAAATATGGGGTTCCCCAAATTTCGACAGGTGATATGCTGCGTGCCGCAGTAAAAGCGGGCACTGAATTGGGTTTGAAAGCAAAAGAGTTGATGGATAATGGCAAGCTGGTGACTGATGAACTGGTCATTGCCTTGGTTAAAGAGCGCATCAAACAAGATGATTGTCATAATGGATTCTTGTTGGATGGGTTCCCGCGCACCATTCCTCAGGCCGATGCCATGAAAGAAGCCGGTATCAAGGTTGATTATGTGCTGGAATTTGATGTTCCTGATGCCATCATCGTTGAACGTATTATTGGCCGTCGTGTGCATGCGCCATCAGGCCGTGTTTACCACATCAAATTTAATCCACCAAAAGTGGAAAACCAAGATGATGTGACGGGCGAAGCGCTGACAATCCGTAAAGATGATCAGGAAGATACGGTCCGTAAACGTCTGGTTGAATACCACGCACAAACTGCACCTTTGGTTTCTTACTATCAGCAAGAAGCGCAGGCGGGTAACACACAATACTTCAAACTTGATGGGACTCGTCAAGTCGCGGAAGTTAGCGCAGAGCTGGCGAACATTCTGGGCGAATAA
- the hemH gene encoding ferrochelatase has translation MSSKKYGVLLVNLGTPDAPTPAAIRCYLAKFLSDRRVVDIPPLIWKPILHGFILPFRSYRVAKLYQEIWGEEGSPLLVYSRRQQKLLAEKLAVPVALGMTYGSPSLPQAIDSLLQQGIDNLIVLPLYPQYSSTTSAAVFDSISKILREYRTIPTLYFVRSYATHPAYIAALKETIEQSFEKQGQPDRLIVSYHGIPERLAKMGDIYPQECKATTTLLSQALDYPADKIVMTYQSRFGRLPWLSPYTDKTMASLPSQGVEHVQVVCPGFAADCLETLEEIKQQNKVIFLNAGGKKFEYISALNDNEAHISLLKQLVNNVMK, from the coding sequence ATGAGTAGCAAGAAATATGGTGTCCTATTAGTCAATCTGGGTACACCTGATGCGCCAACACCAGCAGCAATAAGATGTTATCTGGCAAAGTTTCTCAGTGACAGAAGGGTTGTTGATATCCCGCCATTGATTTGGAAACCGATATTACATGGTTTTATTCTTCCTTTCCGTTCTTATCGAGTGGCTAAACTTTATCAAGAAATTTGGGGAGAAGAAGGCTCTCCATTATTAGTTTACAGTCGCCGCCAGCAGAAGTTACTGGCTGAAAAGTTGGCTGTTCCCGTTGCGTTGGGAATGACTTATGGCTCTCCTTCTTTACCCCAAGCCATAGACAGTTTGTTGCAGCAGGGGATTGATAATCTGATTGTGCTGCCACTTTATCCTCAATACTCCAGTACAACGTCGGCCGCGGTTTTTGACAGCATCAGTAAAATATTGCGCGAGTATCGGACAATTCCTACTCTGTATTTTGTCCGTAGTTATGCCACGCATCCCGCTTATATTGCGGCATTGAAGGAAACCATTGAGCAGAGCTTTGAGAAACAGGGTCAACCAGATCGCTTAATTGTGTCCTATCACGGTATTCCTGAACGTCTGGCAAAGATGGGGGATATTTATCCACAGGAGTGTAAGGCGACGACTACACTGTTGAGTCAGGCACTGGATTATCCGGCAGATAAAATTGTCATGACTTATCAGTCGCGTTTTGGTCGCTTACCGTGGTTATCGCCTTATACCGATAAGACCATGGCATCATTACCCAGCCAGGGAGTGGAACATGTCCAGGTGGTGTGCCCTGGGTTTGCGGCTGATTGTCTGGAAACATTGGAAGAGATTAAGCAACAAAATAAAGTTATCTTTTTAAATGCAGGTGGGAAAAAGTTTGAATATATCTCTGCACTTAATGATAATGAAGCCCACATTTCCTTGCTGAAACAGTTAGTCAATAATGTCATGAAATAA
- the wzz(fepE) gene encoding LPS O-antigen length regulator Wzz(fepE) translates to MSNKPIKHPDFYEEQANYYRPEREDEIDLFELFSVLFQSKYLIIAVSFVLAIIGFGIASFLPQKWTSTAAVVKPGLEEFQPLKNALTGLHVLSLEPKVTEESLFNRFIENYNSRVLREEYLVNTDYFKALLAKNHDGSEQEKRKLIEQIINKNIVLSLPKKDKNEDEDVEAKLSFSSDNAQDAYNLLNGYIKFVSSVVRNQVKEELNDLVHQKLEYSQKLYALDLERISNMRSVDIEKLKYAISIADSAGVKKPVSNGGAMIKDDPDYSIALGSDALQRKLQITEEITDPTKIDADLRNRQLYIKNLEKVNVDTIDFVPFKYMQEPYQPTSKDSPKRLLILIGAGFIGFILSVMYVLLRHMVRSRQKQEA, encoded by the coding sequence ATGAGTAATAAACCTATTAAACACCCCGATTTTTACGAAGAGCAGGCAAATTATTATCGTCCAGAACGGGAAGATGAAATTGATTTGTTTGAACTATTCTCGGTACTCTTCCAATCAAAATATTTGATTATTGCAGTATCTTTCGTTCTTGCAATTATTGGTTTCGGTATCGCATCATTTTTACCGCAAAAATGGACCAGTACGGCTGCGGTGGTGAAGCCAGGGTTGGAAGAGTTTCAGCCATTGAAAAATGCGTTAACGGGTTTACATGTTCTGAGTCTTGAACCGAAAGTGACAGAAGAGTCACTGTTTAATCGGTTTATTGAAAACTATAACTCGCGTGTATTACGTGAAGAATATTTGGTCAATACTGATTACTTTAAGGCTTTGCTCGCGAAGAACCATGATGGTTCCGAGCAGGAAAAAAGGAAGTTGATTGAGCAAATTATTAATAAAAACATTGTGCTATCTTTGCCTAAGAAAGATAAAAATGAAGATGAAGATGTTGAAGCTAAACTTTCTTTCAGTTCTGATAATGCACAAGACGCTTACAATCTATTAAATGGCTATATCAAATTCGTCTCTTCGGTGGTTCGTAACCAGGTGAAAGAAGAACTGAATGATTTGGTTCATCAGAAACTGGAGTACTCGCAAAAGCTTTATGCTCTTGATTTAGAACGTATCAGTAATATGCGTAGTGTGGATATTGAAAAATTGAAATATGCGATTTCTATTGCTGATTCTGCCGGGGTGAAAAAGCCCGTCTCCAATGGCGGGGCGATGATCAAGGATGACCCGGATTATTCGATTGCACTGGGGTCTGATGCACTGCAACGTAAATTACAGATTACCGAAGAAATCACTGATCCGACTAAAATTGATGCCGACCTGCGTAACCGTCAGTTGTATATCAAGAATTTAGAAAAAGTGAATGTTGATACTATTGATTTCGTGCCATTCAAGTACATGCAGGAACCTTATCAACCAACGTCAAAAGATTCACCTAAGCGTTTGCTGATTTTGATTGGCGCGGGCTTTATTGGTTTTATTTTATCTGTTATGTATGTTCTGCTGCGCCATATGGTACGTAGCCGCCAGAAACAAGAGGCTTAA
- a CDS encoding inosine/guanosine kinase, translated as MKFPGKRKSKHYFPVSLRDPLLQPIKEMMDTENNRAYIVGIDQTLVDIEAKVDEDFIQRYHLSQGHSLVIEDDVAEALYKELTDKNLISHEFAGGTIGNTLHNYSVLADDKSVLLGAMCNNIQIGSYAYCYLCNTSSRMDLNHLQGVDGPIGRCFTLVTENGERTFAISPGLMNQLRPENIPEHIIAEASALVITAYLVRCKPGEPMPEATMKAIEYAKKHNVPVVLTLGTKYVIADDPQWWRDFLAENISVVAMNEDEACELTGFSDPLLAADMALNWVDLVLCTAGPAGLYMAGYSEEEHKRQTSHPLLPGAIAEFNRYEFSRAMRKVDCQNPMRVYSHIEPYMGGPEKIMNTNGAGDGALSALLHDITANSYHRMNVPNSSKHMRSYLTYSSLAQVCKYANRVSYQVLSQHSPRLTRGLPEKEDSLEESYWER; from the coding sequence ATGAAATTCCCGGGTAAACGTAAATCTAAACACTATTTTCCTGTCAGTTTAAGAGATCCTCTGCTCCAACCCATCAAAGAGATGATGGATACCGAAAATAACCGAGCCTACATTGTTGGTATTGACCAAACGCTGGTTGATATCGAAGCCAAAGTTGATGAAGATTTTATTCAACGTTATCACCTGAGTCAGGGACACTCCTTAGTCATTGAAGATGATGTCGCTGAGGCTCTCTACAAAGAGCTGACAGACAAAAATCTTATCAGCCATGAATTTGCGGGTGGCACTATCGGCAATACCTTGCACAATTATTCTGTTCTGGCTGACGATAAATCCGTCCTGCTTGGTGCCATGTGTAATAACATCCAAATAGGCAGTTATGCGTATTGTTATCTTTGCAATACATCCAGCCGCATGGATTTAAACCATCTTCAAGGCGTTGATGGGCCTATTGGCCGCTGTTTTACCTTAGTGACGGAAAATGGTGAAAGAACATTTGCTATCAGTCCGGGTTTAATGAATCAGCTTCGCCCAGAGAATATTCCTGAACACATTATTGCAGAAGCGTCAGCTTTGGTGATCACCGCTTATCTGGTGCGTTGTAAACCGGGTGAGCCGATGCCGGAAGCGACGATGAAAGCTATTGAGTATGCGAAGAAGCATAATGTACCGGTTGTATTGACGTTGGGAACAAAATACGTCATTGCGGATGATCCGCAGTGGTGGCGCGATTTTCTGGCTGAAAATATTTCTGTTGTTGCAATGAATGAAGATGAAGCGTGTGAATTGACCGGTTTCAGTGATCCTTTATTAGCGGCTGACATGGCGCTAAATTGGGTGGATTTGGTGTTGTGTACCGCCGGTCCTGCGGGTTTGTATATGGCGGGTTACTCTGAGGAGGAGCACAAACGTCAAACGTCGCATCCTTTGCTGCCCGGTGCGATTGCAGAATTTAACCGTTATGAATTCAGTCGGGCGATGCGCAAGGTGGATTGCCAAAATCCGATGCGGGTCTATTCCCATATTGAGCCTTATATGGGAGGACCTGAAAAAATCATGAATACCAATGGTGCCGGCGATGGTGCATTATCTGCATTGCTGCATGATATCACGGCCAACAGCTATCATCGCATGAATGTGCCGAACTCCAGTAAACATATGCGCTCTTACTTGACCTACTCTTCTTTGGCTCAGGTATGCAAGTACGCCAACCGAGTGAGTTATCAGGTATTGAGCCAGCATTCCCCACGTTTAACCCGCGGGTTGCCGGAGAAAGAAGACAGTCTGGAAGAGTCTTACTGGGAACGTTGA
- the ybaL gene encoding YbaL family putative K(+) efflux transporter produces the protein MEHSTPLITTIVGGFVLAYLLGMLAQRLKISPLVGYLVAGVLAGPFTPGFVADTSLAPELSEIGVILLMFGVGLHFSLKDLLAVKSIAIPGAIAQIAVATLLGAGLSMLLGWGLGSGIVFGLCLSTASTVVLLRALEERQLVDSQRGQIAIGWLIVEDLAMVLTLVLLPAAAGIMDSHNANMGQLLLKISLTVGKVIAFILLMIFVGRRVIPWLLAKTAGTGSRELFTLAVLAIALGVAYGAVTLFDASFALGAFFAGMVLNESELSHRAAQDTLPLRDAFAVLFFVSVGMLFDPMVLLQQPLAILGTLVIIIIGKSLAAMLLVRMFGHSRRTALTISASLAQIGEFAFILAGLGVTLGFLDGEARNLVLAGAIISIMLNPVLFSLLDRYLEKTETIEEQLLEETLEEETQIPVDICGHAIVVGYGRVGHQLCQRLQEKHFPVVVIEDTRARFEELGEMGISAIMGNAANKEIMALARLDCACTLFLTIPNGYEAGEIVANAREIRPDISIIVRAHYDDEVTYITERGTDHIIIGEHEIARAMAEALPEEYEAGCPVEPPALHSPATPSAT, from the coding sequence ATGGAGCACTCGACACCTCTTATCACGACCATTGTTGGTGGTTTTGTTCTTGCCTATCTGCTTGGCATGCTTGCACAGCGTCTGAAAATCTCCCCTCTGGTAGGATACCTTGTCGCAGGTGTACTAGCAGGCCCCTTTACCCCTGGCTTCGTTGCCGATACATCGTTAGCTCCAGAACTTTCAGAAATTGGCGTGATTTTACTGATGTTTGGTGTCGGTCTGCATTTTTCACTTAAAGATTTGTTAGCCGTCAAATCCATTGCCATTCCCGGTGCTATCGCCCAAATTGCCGTCGCGACTTTATTGGGTGCCGGATTATCAATGCTGCTCGGTTGGGGATTAGGCAGCGGCATTGTATTTGGCCTGTGTCTGTCCACCGCCAGCACGGTGGTATTGCTCAGGGCATTGGAAGAGCGGCAACTGGTTGATAGTCAAAGGGGGCAAATTGCCATTGGTTGGTTAATTGTTGAAGATCTGGCTATGGTGCTGACGTTGGTATTACTCCCGGCGGCGGCAGGAATTATGGACAGCCACAATGCCAACATGGGTCAATTGCTGCTCAAGATATCTCTCACCGTCGGCAAAGTCATTGCTTTTATTTTATTGATGATTTTCGTCGGCCGACGTGTCATTCCTTGGTTACTGGCGAAAACCGCCGGGACAGGCTCCCGTGAATTATTCACGCTGGCTGTCCTTGCCATTGCATTGGGTGTTGCTTATGGTGCAGTGACACTCTTTGATGCTTCATTTGCCCTTGGGGCATTCTTCGCGGGTATGGTCCTGAACGAGTCAGAATTGAGTCATCGGGCAGCACAAGATACTCTGCCGTTAAGGGATGCTTTCGCCGTTCTTTTCTTTGTTTCCGTTGGCATGCTGTTTGACCCGATGGTTCTGCTGCAACAGCCTCTGGCTATTTTGGGCACGCTGGTCATTATTATCATTGGCAAGTCACTGGCTGCCATGCTACTGGTCAGAATGTTTGGGCATTCACGGCGTACCGCCCTGACTATCTCTGCCAGCCTCGCCCAAATTGGTGAGTTTGCCTTTATCCTCGCCGGGCTTGGCGTCACGCTGGGATTCTTGGATGGCGAAGCCCGTAACCTTGTATTAGCGGGTGCCATTATTTCCATTATGTTGAATCCTGTTCTATTCAGCTTGCTGGATCGCTATTTGGAAAAAACAGAAACCATTGAAGAACAATTACTCGAAGAAACACTGGAAGAAGAAACCCAGATCCCGGTTGATATTTGTGGTCATGCGATTGTAGTGGGTTATGGTCGGGTAGGTCATCAGCTTTGCCAGCGTTTACAAGAAAAGCACTTTCCCGTCGTGGTTATTGAAGATACCCGCGCCAGATTTGAAGAGTTAGGTGAAATGGGCATCAGTGCAATCATGGGCAATGCCGCCAATAAAGAGATCATGGCCCTGGCACGGCTCGATTGTGCCTGCACGTTATTCCTGACCATCCCCAATGGTTATGAAGCCGGTGAGATTGTTGCGAATGCCAGAGAAATCAGGCCAGATATCAGCATTATTGTCCGCGCCCATTATGATGATGAGGTCACTTACATTACCGAGCGTGGCACTGACCACATTATCATTGGCGAGCATGAAATAGCGCGGGCAATGGCTGAGGCACTGCCAGAAGAATATGAAGCGGGCTGCCCAGTGGAGCCACCAGCCTTGCATTCACCCGCAACGCCATCAGCAACCTAA